Proteins from a single region of Starkeya sp. ORNL1:
- a CDS encoding 30S ribosomal protein S2 yields the protein MALPDYSMRQLLEAGVHFGHQAHRWNPKMAPFIFGTRNNIHIIDLAQTVPSLHRALQAVSDTVARGGRVLFVGTKRQAADAVADAAKRSAQYYVNSRWLGGMLTNWKTISHSIARLKKLEEVLAAGEGVGYTKKERLTLQREREKLDRALGGIRDMGGLPDLLFVIDTNKEDLAVAEARRLGIPVAAILDTNCDPDGIAFPVPGNDDAGRAINLYCDLVARAAIDGIGRAQGDIGVDLGAAEAPLMEDLPSGEPQWHGFEPLSGPRGIADDLKKLTGVSPAIEKKLTDLGIFHFSQIASLDPQDAHRIGEEVGLPGRVDGWIAQAKELTAEVE from the coding sequence ATGGCACTCCCTGATTACAGCATGCGTCAGCTTTTGGAAGCTGGCGTGCACTTCGGCCATCAGGCCCACCGCTGGAACCCGAAGATGGCTCCCTTCATCTTCGGCACCCGCAACAACATCCACATCATCGACCTCGCCCAGACGGTGCCCTCGCTGCACCGTGCGCTGCAGGCGGTGTCCGACACCGTGGCCCGCGGCGGCCGCGTGCTGTTCGTCGGCACCAAGCGCCAGGCGGCCGATGCGGTCGCCGACGCGGCCAAGCGCTCGGCGCAGTATTATGTGAATTCCCGTTGGCTCGGCGGCATGCTGACCAACTGGAAGACCATTTCGCACTCCATCGCCCGGCTGAAGAAGCTCGAGGAAGTGCTCGCGGCCGGTGAAGGCGTCGGCTACACCAAGAAGGAGCGCCTGACGCTCCAGCGCGAGCGCGAGAAGCTCGACCGCGCGCTTGGCGGCATTCGCGACATGGGCGGCCTGCCGGACCTGTTGTTCGTGATCGACACCAATAAGGAAGACCTCGCCGTCGCCGAGGCCCGCCGCCTCGGCATCCCGGTCGCGGCCATCCTCGACACCAATTGCGATCCGGACGGCATCGCCTTCCCGGTTCCCGGCAATGACGACGCCGGCCGCGCGATCAACCTCTATTGCGACCTCGTCGCCCGTGCCGCCATTGACGGTATCGGCCGCGCCCAGGGCGACATCGGCGTCGACCTCGGCGCCGCGGAAGCCCCGCTGATGGAGGATCTTCCTTCCGGCGAGCCGCAGTGGCACGGCTTCGAGCCGCTCTCCGGCCCGCGCGGCATTGCCGACGACCTGAAGAAGCTCACCGGCGTGTCGCCGGCGATCGAGAAGAAGCTGACCGATCTCGGCATCTTCCACTTCTCGCAGATCGCCTCGCTCGATCCGCAGGATGCGCACCGCATCGGCGAAGAAGTGGGCTTGCCCGGCCGCGTCGATGGCTGGATCGCCCAGGCGAAGGAACTCACCGCCGAAGTCGAGTGA